A region of the Candidatus Nanosynbacter lyticus genome:
ACAACGAAAAACACTGGAAGATTATGTAGTTAAGACTTTTCCTGCTGATTTAGATGTTACGACACGTCCATTAACTGTTATGCGCAGCGGCCAAGACGGAAAAGGTATCAGATATGATGGAGGCTGGATTCCTGGCGATATGTTGTGTGTATGCGACACGGATTCTGAGGAAGGTATTAGCAGGCGTGAATTGTTTTGAGAGTGCATAAACCAATTAAAATTAATGGAGAGTATGTTGTCGCAGAGAAGATCGTAGCGTTAAATATACTTCAGGGCCGAGAGGCGAATAAAGATTTTTCGGAATCCTATATTCAGGTGCGTTACGGAAAATCTACCGAGGAAATGCTTGAAGAGGGCGAAGAGGCCGCTAAAGATATTTGGAATCATAAGCATCCAGTTGATAATGAGCTTGAGTATTTGGCTCCAGAAGTGCGTCCGGAAAGCTTCAGTGATGGCTTAGCTGTAGAGAATATCTCTGACCATGAGAGACCTTCAGCGAAGTAAGTTAGTTCTATGATGGGAAACGTGGCCAGTAAGGCCGCTGGAGTTAGAGAGCCAGTAGAGAAGAATAAGGTAGACACCAACGAGCCAGTTAGAGAGCCAGTGGAGACGGATAAGACTGGCGTCGGTTCACCAGTCTTGAAGATACCTGAACCGACCATGGAGTTGATCAGGGCAACCGAAGTCAATGACTCAGTGGGTTTGCCAGCGGTTGAGCCAGCTGAAAAGCCAGCGGAGACAGATAAGGTAGGCGCTAACCCAGCGTATTTAGTGGCAGCCGAACCATTTAAAAAGCCGGTAGAGGCGGATAAGGCAAGCACTGATTCAGTAAATTTGCCAGTAGCTAAATCGGTTGAAAACCCAGTGGTTGAAAAGTCGATGGAGACGAATGAAGCCAATACGGACATATTACCTGAGGACTTTAAGGTTGCGATTGACAGTTTTAAACAACTTACCGAAGATAATAATAATCAGTTTTTTGCAAAGGATAAATATATAACTGGAGAGCTGGATCGGCTTAGGGGGCTAATTAAATATAATCCAACGGCAATGAATAATCCTGCGATCTCAGAGATGATAACATCTACGTCGGGTAGAGTTAGAGATCTTGAGGCTTCTAGGGCTGAGGCTGCGAATAAATTTAAGAATAATATAGAGAGTCTTCTGGAGAGTCTAAAAAGTAAGATTGAAAATGATGACGAGCGTAGGCGTCTGGTTAAGCTAACTGAGCATGTAGATCAGATGGGTGTGGATGACAGAGTTCTGGGTAAATTAACTAATAGCTTGTTGGATAAATTAATAAGAATAAGAAATAATATTGAGCAGTGGCAGAATGACAGATGGGGAGAGGAAACTTATAAGAAGCAGATAACCCAGATGATTAACGAAATTATTGATAGCGATTTACCATCAGTTAATAGGCGTCGTCAGAGTATTTTAGAGGCTATCGAGGTGATTAAGGCTGCCGAGGGTTAATAGAATGATGTCAAGAGAAGGGTATTTGTCTGGCAGTAGAGATTCGTCCGTCGCTAATAGATGGGCGACTCTGGAGCAATGGCAGAAGGAAAATGATTTGAAGGAATTTTCGGAACGAACCAGAAAATTAATGGAGCCGATTAATCCTGAGTTGGTTGAGCTGTCGGAAAATAGTATAGAGTCTGCAGGGGGTGTTGTTGGTATTTTGTCATCCAATGATCCTAAGTTAGGGGAAATAGTTAACCCCGAGCGGATTTTTGATACTACGGAAATGGTTGATAATCTCAGAGAGGATCATCTTACACGTTGTCGGTTGTTTGAATACCTTCAGGGTAAATTGGATGATCTGATAGAAGATAGCCCAGAGTCTTTGGCGAGTAGGGTTCTTCTTAATTCTGCTGGCAATTTGAAGTCACCGAATTTTAAGCAAGGTTATTACGGGGTTGAAAAAATGTTTAGTCGCGAATATGTTCTAGTATTGGCAATCGCTATGATGGATGGTACTTTCAATATAGATAGACAGGACAGTATGATTACACATTATAGGGGTGGCAAGGAGAGGAGTGGTATGCATAGGGACGGCGCGGTAGCTCTTCTCGAGAGCTTATTAAAAGACTCTGCTGAGAATTAAAATAACCCCCGCATCTGGGGATTATTTTAACAGTCTGTTTCTGTAACATTAGAGAACAACGACTTGTGTTCGGCGCTCTGTTTTACCAGTAAATTTGGTTTTCTTAACCTGCTTAAAGCCAACCACACCGTCTTTTGCAGCGTGAATGGTAAAATTGCGGCTAACGTATGTACCGTCACCAGCAATCTTTGTGGCACCAGTTTGGCGGACTAAGACCTGTCCAGCAGTAACTTTTTGGCCACCAAATCGCTTCACGCCAAGACGTTGACCAGCATTGTTGTGGATGTTCTTACTAGAGCCGCCAGCTTTAACCTTTGACATTCTTTACTCCTTATAGTTTTCTAAAAACAATCTGTTCTAGTTTATCGAAAATAAAGCCAGTTGTCAAGCGGTTTTAGTCATGTCTATGGGCTTTAATATCATAATTTCTCTGGCAACTACCTGATCTGGACGATGATACAGGAGTTTTTTATCGGTAATTGGCTGATATCCAAGTTTGCTTAGGTTTTTTATCAGGGGCAAATGTGTAAATTGTCTATGTTGATTTTGCCAGGCAGGAACGGCTATACACAGCATCGATTCTGGGTGAATTTGATCATGTATGTTCTTCAAAAACTCACTAATAATATGATTACAATTTCCAACCACCTCTTTAAGCTTTGCGGGGCTGGGTGGGGCGGAGAAGGGTTGACCTAGGTATGTTTCGCAGACAATATGGGTAATTTGCTGTTTTTGCTCGGAGGTTAGTTTGACCGAGGTGGCATCAGCTTGAAAAACTTGCCAGGCGGTATTTGTGAAAAAAGTCTTTTCCAGCCAGCGCATGTTTTCTGATGCGTAATCGACCATTTTATCGCTGAGGTCGCTGCCGTAGGAGTTGATGCTGAGTAAGGTAGCTTCTTGGAGAACGGTTCCCGTACCGCAAAACGGATCCCAAAGGTAGTTTCCGGATTGAGCGCCGGATAAATTGATCATAATTTGCGCTAGCTTAGGCGGGAGCATTCCGACAAAAGCATCACGCTTTGGGCGCTCGCGATCGCGTTGGGCGTATGAATTGATATTTTGAGTGCCACGACTTTCGGCTATCAAAAAATCTCCATTCATAGCTCTGACTATGATAATCTCAATCTTTGTTTCAGACCTACCAAGTTTATTATTATGAGAGGTGGCCGTGGAGAGGGCGGCGGTTTTATTGGGAATTAGACGTAGGCTAACGCCAGATTTTTTTAGGGAATTTTTCAAAATAATTCCGATTTTTTGGACGTTTCTCGGATCTGTTGTATTGCCATAAAAACTTATTCCAAGCGTTATTTTTTTCTGACTATTCGAAAGTTTTTTCGTGTATTTTTTAACAATAATTTTTGACGCCTGGAGTAGGGTGTGATGGTCGGATTTTTGTGATCTTACGCGGCTTACGACGTGGCCACATTTGATTGTTCCGCCCAGGATATCAACAGAAAAGTTATCGGAGTCGATTGTAGCAGCTTGACTAGAGATTTTTTTAACTTTTTCAGCGCCATAAACCGCCTCTAACTCGGCGATAGAGATTTCTGGTTGTCGGCCAAGGATAGCGATGAACATATCGTAATTATACCATTTATCGTGGTATAATGAAGGTTATGCTACCTAAGGTCTTGCAATTATTTAAGTCGCCGCGAACTATTATGAGTATCTTGACGTTAGCGGTTTTAGCTATTGTTATTTTCCTGTCGCGGCATGAGCTAGTAAAGGCGTGGGGACTATTTTTAAATGCAGATTTATGGCTATTATTCTTATTGTTACCGTTTCAAATTATCGTGTATTTTGCTGGTGGCGAAATGATCTTCTCTTATCTTAGGGATAAGAATCTGATTCACCATATTTCCAGATTAGAACAGACAAGGATTGCCCTAGAATTGAACCTGGTTAACCATATTTTTCCGTCGGGGGGCGTTAGTGGAATTTCATATACAACATGGCGGATGCATAAGCTGGGGGTGAGTTCGGCGCGCTCGACATTTGCCCAGGTGATTCGTTATGTGACAGGATTTTTATCTCTCTTGATTCTATTGGTGATTGCCGTGCTGGCTCTGGCTATTGATGGTAAGGTCAATAGATATATTGTAGCGGCGAGCTTCTTGTTAATCATAGTGGTGCTGGCGCTGACTTTTGGATTGATATTTATATTTTCATCCAAGCGGCGCATGCAGACAACGGCTGCAGGTGTCTCGAAGTTTATTAATGTACTGGTAAAATATGTGACTTTCGGTAAAAAACGACGGATTATGAATGCTCAGAAGGTGGAAGATTTCTTTGTTGACATGCAAGATGATTTTCAGGATTTGGCCAATCACCCAAAGCTGTTAAAGAAACCTATGATTTGGGGGATTGTCTATACAGCCTTTGACGTGGCAATGTTTACAGTAGCGTTTATGTCGTTGGGGGTTTTTGTTAATCCAGCAATCTTAATGGTGGGCTATGGAGTTGCGGGATTAGCGGCACTTTTTGTATTTACGCCCGGTGGTACGGGGGTTTACGAGACAATCATGATTATATTCTTAAGCATGGCAGGAACACCACCGGACTTAGCAATTGCTGGAATTATTTTAACGAGGGCAATTTTACTAACCGGCACTATTGTCTTTGGCTATATTTTTTACCAGCACGCATTGATTAAATATGGCAAGCCAAATGACTCCCAGGTTTAGCGTTAGTAATTTCCTGGCGGTAGTTAATCAGACTTTTGAGGCTGTTTTTGCTGGCGCGGTTGAAGTTGAGGGTGAGGTTGTTAGCTTTAAGTCGTATCCGCCAAAATATGCCTTTTTTACTCTGAAGGACGATGATGGATCGGTTAATTGTTTTGTGGGCTTTAGCAATCTGCGGACGCCAATCGAGGATGGTATGAAAGTGGTGGTCCGGGCGACACCAAGCCTGAGGGACGACGGTAAGTTTAATTTGCAAGTTCAGAAAGTTTTTCCACTAGGCGAGGGTAATCTAAAACGGAGTTTCGACATTCTGAAGCAGAAATTGGCTACCGAAGGGCTATTTGACGTTAATCGTAAACGGCCGTTACCGCGTTATCCACATCGGGTGGCTGTTATTTCTAGTACAAAGGCGGCAGGTTACGCGGACTTTATGAAAATCTCTCGAGATCGTTGGGGCGGTGTGAAATTTATTGTCGCTAATGTTAATGTTCAGGGTGACGGCGCGGCAGATCAGATTATACGGGCAATTTCATATTTCAATCAAATGGCAGAACCGCCAGAGGTAATTGCTTTAATTCGTGGTGGCGGTAGTGCTGAGGACTTGGCAAGCTTTAATGATGAACAGCTAGTTAGAGTGGTAGCAGGTAGTCGCGTGCCCATAATAACCGGCATTGGGCACGAGATTGATGAAAGTTTATGTGATCTGGCGGCGGATGTGCGAGGTGCAACACCTAGTAATGTTGCTCAGCTGCTATTTCCAGATAAACATGAATTAGTCGGGCATCTACATTTTCGGTTAATTGGTGTAAAAGATGAAATTAAGAGAGCTATTGACGAGCAGATACTTAGAGCAACAATGTTGCAAAAAGACGCGCTTGAGCAGTGGTCAAGTCAGGTCAGGGATGCTATAAATGCAACATTGTCGCAACAAAAGATTATTGCTGAATACGATCCAGAAATGGCGTTACAGAGGGGCTACGCTATGATTAGCGGTGATTTACAGGTTGGTAGTATTGTTAAGATTACAACAAAGGATATAATTATGAAAGCGAGGATTGAAGATAGTGAACGACGAAATGACAATTGAGCAGATGGTGACAGAGTTAAACGAGCGAATTGCGTGGTTTCAAGGTGATGATTTTAATTTGGATGAAGCTAAACGGAAGTTTATTGAGGCACGAGAGCTGTCAAAGAA
Encoded here:
- a CDS encoding TRM11 family SAM-dependent methyltransferase, translating into MFIAILGRQPEISIAELEAVYGAEKVKKISSQAATIDSDNFSVDILGGTIKCGHVVSRVRSQKSDHHTLLQASKIIVKKYTKKLSNSQKKITLGISFYGNTTDPRNVQKIGIILKNSLKKSGVSLRLIPNKTAALSTATSHNNKLGRSETKIEIIIVRAMNGDFLIAESRGTQNINSYAQRDRERPKRDAFVGMLPPKLAQIMINLSGAQSGNYLWDPFCGTGTVLQEATLLSINSYGSDLSDKMVDYASENMRWLEKTFFTNTAWQVFQADATSVKLTSEQKQQITHIVCETYLGQPFSAPPSPAKLKEVVGNCNHIISEFLKNIHDQIHPESMLCIAVPAWQNQHRQFTHLPLIKNLSKLGYQPITDKKLLYHRPDQVVAREIMILKPIDMTKTA
- a CDS encoding exodeoxyribonuclease VII small subunit gives rise to the protein MNDEMTIEQMVTELNERIAWFQGDDFNLDEAKRKFIEARELSKKITSTLEDMRHDIEVLGEDFSVE
- a CDS encoding lysylphosphatidylglycerol synthase transmembrane domain-containing protein translates to MLPKVLQLFKSPRTIMSILTLAVLAIVIFLSRHELVKAWGLFLNADLWLLFLLLPFQIIVYFAGGEMIFSYLRDKNLIHHISRLEQTRIALELNLVNHIFPSGGVSGISYTTWRMHKLGVSSARSTFAQVIRYVTGFLSLLILLVIAVLALAIDGKVNRYIVAASFLLIIVVLALTFGLIFIFSSKRRMQTTAAGVSKFINVLVKYVTFGKKRRIMNAQKVEDFFVDMQDDFQDLANHPKLLKKPMIWGIVYTAFDVAMFTVAFMSLGVFVNPAILMVGYGVAGLAALFVFTPGGTGVYETIMIIFLSMAGTPPDLAIAGIILTRAILLTGTIVFGYIFYQHALIKYGKPNDSQV
- a CDS encoding 50S ribosomal protein L27, yielding MSKVKAGGSSKNIHNNAGQRLGVKRFGGQKVTAGQVLVRQTGATKIAGDGTYVSRNFTIHAAKDGVVGFKQVKKTKFTGKTERRTQVVVL
- the xseA gene encoding exodeoxyribonuclease VII large subunit codes for the protein MASQMTPRFSVSNFLAVVNQTFEAVFAGAVEVEGEVVSFKSYPPKYAFFTLKDDDGSVNCFVGFSNLRTPIEDGMKVVVRATPSLRDDGKFNLQVQKVFPLGEGNLKRSFDILKQKLATEGLFDVNRKRPLPRYPHRVAVISSTKAAGYADFMKISRDRWGGVKFIVANVNVQGDGAADQIIRAISYFNQMAEPPEVIALIRGGGSAEDLASFNDEQLVRVVAGSRVPIITGIGHEIDESLCDLAADVRGATPSNVAQLLFPDKHELVGHLHFRLIGVKDEIKRAIDEQILRATMLQKDALEQWSSQVRDAINATLSQQKIIAEYDPEMALQRGYAMISGDLQVGSIVKITTKDIIMKARIEDSERRNDN